A stretch of the Candidatus Jettenia sp. AMX2 genome encodes the following:
- a CDS encoding DUF2162 domain-containing protein — translation MDLNIILWYGGIFVSLGIFAIKAGIGISFSGIRWKGIASALSTYLILFVLIVILLEQLMKILEPALKKGPFLHVIMAMGMIAWGITLLRRQKTKSMWIRSCEDKNISTSRPQKLSPYSLLLMTPCPICLVVMICSTWAMVNVVRLPSILVGLGLGAVFGTLTLTVVLMARLKQKQISGIGLGLSMIVVGFYFIASLFLPAKIEDAKGVYQSFLTEGGKIEIDNKVGVLALLLAALVAGYFANKKRIVSCHCEEGSNVAIRNKIASPTFAMTKDGTKESEVKK, via the coding sequence ATGGATCTCAATATCATCTTATGGTACGGAGGCATATTCGTCAGCCTGGGCATATTCGCTATAAAAGCAGGTATTGGCATCAGTTTTAGCGGAATACGCTGGAAAGGGATAGCATCTGCTCTTTCCACGTATCTTATTTTATTTGTGCTGATTGTAATACTCCTGGAACAACTGATGAAGATACTTGAGCCTGCGCTGAAAAAAGGTCCTTTTTTGCACGTAATTATGGCAATGGGAATGATTGCATGGGGAATCACTTTGCTCAGAAGACAGAAGACAAAAAGTATGTGGATAAGAAGTTGTGAAGATAAGAATATCTCAACATCTCGGCCTCAAAAACTCTCACCCTATTCACTGTTGTTGATGACTCCTTGCCCAATCTGCCTTGTTGTCATGATTTGTTCCACATGGGCAATGGTGAATGTAGTCAGGCTGCCGTCAATTCTTGTTGGATTGGGATTAGGCGCAGTATTTGGGACCTTGACCCTTACTGTTGTTCTCATGGCGAGGCTAAAGCAGAAGCAGATATCCGGAATAGGGTTAGGATTGAGCATGATCGTTGTGGGATTTTATTTTATTGCTTCTTTGTTTCTTCCGGCAAAGATTGAGGATGCGAAAGGTGTTTATCAATCTTTTCTGACAGAAGGCGGCAAGATTGAAATCGATAACAAGGTAGGTGTACTGGCGCTGCTTCTGGCGGCATTGGTTGCCGGTTACTTTGCAAATAAAAAACGCATTGTATCATGTCATTGTGAGGAGGGAAGCAATGTTGCAATCAGGAATAAGATTGCTTCGCCAACATTTGCAATGACAAAGGATGGCACAAAAGAATCGGAGGTGAAAAAATGA
- a CDS encoding adenosylcobinamide amidohydrolase — MGGKDMTILNSKRVKIFLAWLIALTVLLPSIVMGADINLPQGINAIAYVIKSERDGFWEKSLIVKFPERRRVLSTNDGFVDAMSVVNHSAHPELWKKVCHDMKTKEEVGGKVYSRIIKKRIAGEFGIRSEDIAKMATAVDMDNIAIKTKIHEPFTITALVTAGARTNALRTGLDEGRYIEGEESKGTVNILILTNTRLTDGAMARAIVTATEAKTAAFEDLKVPSSYTKNAQATGTGTDTVTVVSGTGGPKVTYTGGHSKIGELIGKAVYEATMKALEKQNGFEKPDIDVVSGAE; from the coding sequence ATGGGGGGAAAGGATATGACCATTTTAAATTCTAAAAGAGTAAAAATATTTCTGGCATGGCTGATTGCTTTAACCGTATTACTGCCGTCTATCGTTATGGGAGCCGATATTAACCTGCCTCAGGGTATTAATGCAATCGCTTACGTAATCAAATCTGAAAGAGACGGTTTTTGGGAAAAAAGTCTGATTGTTAAATTCCCGGAGAGAAGAAGGGTATTATCTACTAATGATGGTTTTGTTGATGCAATGTCGGTGGTGAATCACTCTGCCCATCCTGAATTATGGAAAAAGGTTTGTCATGATATGAAGACAAAGGAAGAGGTTGGCGGGAAGGTTTATAGCAGAATTATCAAAAAACGGATTGCCGGTGAGTTCGGCATAAGAAGTGAGGATATTGCAAAAATGGCAACTGCGGTGGATATGGATAATATTGCGATCAAGACCAAAATACACGAACCTTTCACAATTACTGCCTTGGTGACGGCAGGGGCAAGGACAAACGCCCTGAGAACCGGACTTGATGAAGGCAGATACATCGAAGGTGAAGAGTCAAAGGGAACGGTAAATATTCTCATACTGACAAACACGAGGTTAACGGACGGGGCAATGGCAAGGGCGATTGTGACTGCAACAGAGGCAAAGACGGCTGCATTTGAGGATTTAAAGGTTCCAAGCAGCTATACGAAAAATGCACAGGCGACAGGCACCGGTACGGATACTGTCACTGTTGTTTCAGGCACTGGCGGACCAAAGGTTACCTACACAGGAGGACACAGCAAAATAGGCGAGTTAATCGGAAAGGCAGTTTATGAAGCCACGATGAAGGCGCTGGAAAAACAGAATGGATTCGAGAAGCCGGATATCGATGTCGTCAGCGGGGCCGAGTGA
- a CDS encoding TonB-dependent receptor translates to MKLIYVFLSLLVLPVMTLYCYAEPLVQTSHKDEDESRNENGRENKEKETGWNRGSDNGRIVITPAKEPVNTVELREIVVSATRTPQLLKDTGSSVTVITEKDIRNSRAPLLLDVLRQAPGLEVARTGMIGGTTSMFIRGASSAQTLVFIDGVQMNSTTTGAFNFADLTTDNIERIEILRGPQSTLYGSEAMGGVVNIFTKRGREKTKVSLGTEYGMRDTYRGTLNVSGGEERFDYSVGGSYFKTGGISHASSGDERDGYKNFTGSARLGWNFLEEGRIDTVVRGSHADLELDKFQFRVGPVDDPDRRQTTDEVLFSTRIHKTFFDFWTPSVLVSVNDTELKGFHPTDASAVYRILTRVWRFEHQSDFSLFDINTVTVGYEYEKQEGENVGKFDKTFRSSSFFLQNQIKLFDSLNWTAGLRYDEYSTFGNNLSYRTTASYNIDEIDTRFHGSWGTGFRAPSLNELFFPFFGNPNLNSEKSRGWDFGIEKKILKDRLIMDVTYFQNDFTNLIASARQADGSFLAENVNKAKAEGIETILIYRPLPGLSFMGTYTYTETRDREKDQQLPRRPRNRATLGITTQPAEKLNITMTGIMVRDRIDSDGTEMDNYWTTNVVSSYDITKSMTAYARFENLFDYDYEEVTGYSSLGFTAYMGFEFRF, encoded by the coding sequence ATGAAGTTGATATATGTATTTTTATCTCTACTGGTTTTGCCCGTAATGACTTTGTACTGTTATGCAGAACCATTGGTGCAGACAAGTCATAAAGATGAAGATGAATCCCGGAATGAAAACGGAAGAGAGAACAAAGAGAAAGAAACGGGTTGGAATCGTGGTAGTGATAACGGCAGGATTGTTATCACTCCAGCCAAGGAACCGGTAAATACGGTAGAGCTTCGGGAGATCGTTGTATCTGCCACACGAACACCTCAATTATTAAAAGATACCGGTAGTTCGGTAACTGTTATTACAGAGAAGGATATCAGAAACAGCAGGGCGCCACTACTGCTTGATGTGTTACGGCAGGCGCCCGGACTTGAAGTTGCCAGAACAGGTATGATTGGCGGAACTACCAGTATGTTTATCAGAGGGGCATCTTCTGCCCAAACGCTCGTCTTTATAGATGGCGTCCAAATGAACAGCACCACAACAGGCGCATTTAATTTTGCAGACCTTACCACGGATAACATTGAGCGGATTGAGATCCTGCGCGGCCCCCAAAGTACCTTGTACGGTTCAGAAGCTATGGGTGGCGTTGTTAATATCTTTACGAAAAGGGGCAGGGAAAAGACCAAAGTTTCCCTAGGAACAGAGTACGGGATGCGTGATACCTACAGGGGGACTCTTAACGTTTCAGGCGGAGAAGAGAGATTTGATTATTCTGTGGGAGGCTCATATTTTAAAACTGGCGGCATATCTCATGCAAGCAGCGGTGATGAAAGGGATGGTTACAAAAATTTTACCGGCTCGGCACGGCTTGGTTGGAATTTTCTGGAAGAGGGAAGGATTGATACGGTTGTGAGGGGGTCACATGCTGACCTTGAACTCGATAAATTTCAGTTTAGAGTTGGCCCCGTAGATGATCCTGACCGGCGACAAACAACGGATGAGGTTCTTTTTTCAACAAGAATACATAAAACCTTTTTTGATTTCTGGACACCATCGGTATTGGTTTCTGTTAATGATACAGAACTGAAGGGTTTTCATCCGACGGATGCATCAGCAGTATATCGTATTCTTACAAGGGTCTGGAGGTTCGAGCATCAGTCTGATTTTTCTCTTTTCGATATCAACACCGTAACGGTAGGGTATGAATACGAAAAACAGGAGGGTGAGAATGTTGGCAAATTTGACAAGACCTTCCGGAGCAGTTCTTTTTTCCTGCAAAATCAGATAAAGCTGTTTGATTCGCTCAACTGGACAGCCGGTTTGCGTTACGACGAATATAGTACGTTCGGAAATAATCTTAGTTACAGAACAACGGCCTCATACAACATAGATGAGATCGATACCCGGTTCCACGGATCATGGGGAACGGGTTTTCGTGCCCCGAGTCTGAACGAACTCTTTTTCCCCTTCTTTGGCAACCCAAATCTTAATTCGGAGAAGAGTAGGGGGTGGGATTTCGGTATTGAGAAAAAAATCCTTAAAGACCGGCTTATTATGGATGTTACCTATTTTCAAAACGATTTTACCAATCTGATTGCCTCTGCAAGACAAGCTGACGGTAGTTTTTTGGCAGAAAATGTCAATAAGGCAAAGGCGGAAGGGATTGAGACTATATTAATTTACAGACCGCTCCCCGGGCTTTCTTTTATGGGCACTTATACCTATACAGAAACAAGAGACAGGGAAAAGGATCAACAACTGCCAAGAAGACCGAGAAACAGGGCAACGCTTGGGATTACAACACAACCAGCAGAAAAGCTTAATATTACTATGACCGGAATTATGGTCAGGGACAGGATAGATAGCGATGGTACAGAGATGGATAATTATTGGACAACCAACGTGGTATCCAGCTATGACATTACAAAATCAATGACTGCGTATGCCAGGTTTGAGAATCTTTTTGATTACGACTATGAAGAGGTGACGGGTTACAGCTCGCTTGGTTTTACGGCATACATGGGATTCGAGTTCAGATTTTGA
- a CDS encoding cobyric acid synthase produces MTNRNLMIQGTGSHVGKSIIVCALCRILKQDGYRVAPFKAQNMALNSFVTEDGKEMGRAQVAQAEAAGVVPRVEMNPVLLKPTGDCGSQVIIMGKPVGNMTAREYYQRKNEFVSVIKDAYDTLRNQFDIIIIEGAGSPAEINLKDDDIVNMGMAQMVSAPVLLVTDIDRGGSFAWIVGTLELLTANERNLVKGIIFNKFRGDKSILKPGLDMLEDRISKPVVGVVPYIHNLDIDDEDSVSLQYGDADSRFSHKGKLFDGNTDNTRNGFIDIVVIKLPHISNFTDFTIFSHEKDVRLRFADNVNDISRPDLLIIPGTKNTIGDLLFLRERGISEEIIKLSKDGSTIFGVCGGYQMLGRQINDPHHVESSKTSIRGMGLLNIVTTFAREKQTYQVKARLFEQSCPFPVNEELIGYEIHMGETTYNGYDSAKPFARIIERAGKITDITDGCISASGTVMGTYIHGIFDNDEFRSKLLNHLKVRKGLTPSAGDVVSKNRKEQKYQELSGTVRMNMNMNMIYHILKL; encoded by the coding sequence ATGACAAACAGAAACCTTATGATACAAGGTACAGGATCGCATGTAGGCAAGAGCATCATCGTGTGTGCCCTGTGCCGCATTTTGAAACAGGACGGTTATCGCGTTGCACCCTTTAAAGCGCAAAACATGGCCTTGAATTCATTTGTAACGGAAGATGGAAAAGAAATGGGACGGGCACAGGTAGCGCAGGCAGAGGCTGCCGGTGTTGTCCCGCGTGTGGAGATGAACCCTGTACTTCTTAAACCGACGGGAGATTGCGGTTCGCAGGTTATTATTATGGGCAAACCGGTAGGGAATATGACCGCCAGAGAATATTATCAAAGGAAAAATGAGTTTGTTTCGGTTATAAAGGATGCTTACGATACCCTGAGAAATCAATTTGATATTATTATTATTGAAGGGGCAGGTAGTCCTGCCGAGATAAACCTGAAGGATGATGATATCGTCAATATGGGGATGGCACAGATGGTATCAGCGCCTGTGCTCTTGGTGACGGATATAGACCGCGGCGGTTCCTTTGCATGGATTGTCGGTACGTTGGAGTTGTTAACCGCAAACGAGAGAAATCTTGTGAAAGGTATTATTTTCAATAAATTCCGTGGAGATAAGAGTATATTAAAGCCCGGGCTGGATATGCTTGAGGATCGGATAAGCAAGCCGGTAGTTGGTGTAGTCCCATATATCCACAATCTTGACATAGACGATGAGGATTCTGTGTCTCTTCAGTATGGAGATGCTGACAGCAGATTTTCTCACAAGGGAAAATTATTTGATGGCAATACTGATAATACCAGAAACGGATTCATAGACATTGTAGTAATCAAATTACCCCACATATCAAATTTTACTGATTTTACGATATTTTCCCATGAAAAGGATGTAAGGTTGAGATTTGCAGATAATGTAAATGATATCAGCAGGCCAGACTTACTTATTATTCCGGGTACAAAAAATACCATTGGTGATTTACTGTTTTTGAGGGAGAGGGGTATTTCCGAAGAAATTATAAAGTTGTCAAAGGACGGTAGTACAATATTTGGTGTTTGTGGCGGATATCAGATGCTGGGAAGGCAGATTAATGACCCGCATCATGTCGAATCATCAAAGACCAGTATCAGGGGCATGGGTCTGTTAAATATTGTTACCACCTTTGCCAGGGAAAAGCAGACCTATCAGGTGAAGGCCCGTTTGTTCGAACAGAGTTGCCCGTTTCCCGTGAACGAAGAACTTATTGGTTATGAGATCCACATGGGAGAAACAACATATAATGGGTATGATTCCGCGAAACCCTTTGCAAGGATTATTGAGCGTGCGGGAAAGATTACGGATATTACGGATGGATGTATATCTGCTTCCGGTACCGTTATGGGTACCTATATCCATGGTATTTTTGATAACGATGAGTTCCGGTCGAAACTTCTGAATCACTTAAAAGTAAGAAAAGGATTAACACCGTCTGCAGGCGACGTAGTTTCTAAAAATAGAAAAGAACAGAAATATCAGGAGTTATCCGGTACCGTTCGCATGAATATGAATATGAATATGATTTATCATATACTTAAATTATGA
- the cobD gene encoding threonine-phosphate decarboxylase CobD — protein MFKGHGGNIRHLPSDIKTGRKKDDILDFSASINPLGYPENVRRVIQEKLDDILHYPDIDCSHLRQHIAQEIGRSCDEIIIGNGSTELFYLIPRALRPEKGVVFNPTFSEFAEALKCSHAEVIHNVLKEENQFRFVYSKEYFSDGKSGIAFLCNPNNPTGQLVERHSILDMARQHPGITFVIDEAFMDFVEYPGKYSVIKDAGIVCNVIVVRSLTKFYGFPGLRVGYMVTSKDLAGKIMQYKEPWSVNALAQSAAVAALKDKVFISQSREFMLKERAYLFNELSHIRGLFPYLPAANYILAKIAVTGMTSSFLYERLLTSGIAIRDCSNFIGLNDTYFRVAVRTREENRKLIDQLSNVMNQFPGGENCQIRNGLLQSRKERKGFRFKD, from the coding sequence ATGTTTAAAGGTCATGGTGGAAATATAAGACACTTACCCTCAGACATCAAAACAGGGAGGAAGAAAGATGATATCCTGGATTTTAGTGCAAGTATTAATCCTCTTGGATATCCTGAAAATGTTCGAAGGGTTATACAGGAAAAGCTTGATGACATATTGCATTATCCCGATATTGATTGTTCTCATTTGAGACAACATATTGCACAGGAAATAGGGCGGTCATGCGACGAAATTATCATAGGAAATGGTTCTACAGAACTGTTTTATTTGATTCCCCGTGCATTAAGACCTGAGAAAGGAGTTGTTTTTAACCCTACCTTTAGTGAGTTTGCCGAGGCACTGAAGTGCAGTCACGCGGAGGTGATTCATAACGTGCTGAAGGAAGAGAATCAGTTTCGATTTGTCTATAGCAAAGAATACTTTTCTGATGGAAAATCAGGGATTGCCTTCCTGTGTAATCCAAACAACCCTACAGGACAATTAGTAGAAAGGCATAGTATCCTGGATATGGCAAGACAACACCCCGGCATAACATTTGTTATTGATGAGGCGTTTATGGATTTTGTTGAATATCCCGGTAAGTATAGTGTTATAAAAGATGCAGGGATTGTATGCAACGTGATTGTGGTCAGATCTCTTACAAAGTTTTATGGTTTTCCAGGTTTAAGGGTCGGGTATATGGTTACCAGCAAGGATTTGGCAGGAAAGATAATGCAGTATAAGGAACCATGGTCTGTGAATGCCTTAGCCCAAAGCGCTGCAGTAGCTGCTTTGAAAGATAAAGTGTTTATTTCTCAAAGCAGGGAATTTATGCTAAAGGAACGTGCATACTTGTTTAACGAATTATCTCATATCCGTGGGCTCTTTCCCTATCTGCCTGCAGCTAATTACATCCTTGCTAAGATAGCCGTTACAGGCATGACCTCTTCTTTTTTATATGAAAGACTGTTAACTTCAGGTATTGCCATTCGTGATTGTTCAAATTTTATAGGACTTAATGATACGTATTTCCGGGTGGCAGTAAGGACACGTGAGGAGAATAGGAAGCTTATTGATCAACTGAGTAATGTAATGAATCAATTTCCGGGTGGTGAAAACTGCCAGATACGTAATGGTTTACTGCAAAGTCGCAAAGAACGCAAAGGTTTCAGGTTTAAGGATTAA
- a CDS encoding ATP-binding cassette domain-containing protein, with product MVILRIKNIRYRYHDGTYALRGICMDIVKGELLAILGPNGSGKTTLLKHLNGLLKPADGEILLAEKPLSHYPSKDVFQRVGMVFQDPNDQLFAPSVWDDVAFGPMNLGLSEIELTRRVEEALSMVGMTPYAKKAVDALSFGQKKRICIAGVLAMRPEILVLDEPTCGLDPAGVTSLMVLLKELNNTHGITVVMATNTVDLVPVYMDRLAIMYHGSILRVGTPEYVFSNVAEIMDASLELPQVAQLMQILRDKDNIPMDALPLTIGEARKFLVRELKNYV from the coding sequence ATGGTAATACTGAGAATCAAAAATATCCGATATCGATATCATGACGGGACATATGCATTACGTGGCATCTGTATGGATATTGTAAAAGGGGAATTACTGGCTATACTCGGTCCAAACGGGTCTGGCAAGACGACACTGCTGAAGCATCTCAATGGTCTGTTAAAGCCTGCGGATGGAGAAATATTGTTAGCAGAGAAACCTTTGTCACACTACCCGTCAAAGGATGTGTTCCAAAGGGTTGGTATGGTATTCCAGGATCCAAACGATCAGTTATTTGCCCCATCGGTGTGGGATGATGTGGCCTTTGGACCAATGAACCTGGGCCTTTCAGAGATTGAGCTAACCCGCAGGGTGGAGGAGGCATTGTCGATGGTTGGAATGACACCGTATGCAAAGAAAGCCGTTGATGCCCTGAGTTTCGGCCAGAAGAAGCGAATTTGTATTGCCGGAGTACTTGCAATGAGACCGGAGATACTTGTTCTTGACGAACCTACCTGCGGACTCGACCCCGCCGGAGTAACTTCTCTTATGGTGTTGTTAAAAGAGTTGAATAATACCCATGGTATTACGGTTGTTATGGCAACAAATACCGTTGATCTGGTGCCTGTTTATATGGACCGGCTGGCAATTATGTATCATGGCAGTATACTTAGGGTTGGTACACCTGAATATGTATTTTCAAATGTTGCTGAAATAATGGATGCCAGTTTAGAACTTCCACAGGTTGCTCAGTTAATGCAAATACTGAGGGATAAGGATAATATCCCAATGGATGCCTTACCTCTTACTATTGGAGAAGCGAGGAAATTTCTGGTTCGTGAGTTAAAGAATTATGTTTAA
- the cbiQ gene encoding cobalt ECF transporter T component CbiQ — MGFLHQTFSDTYARRDNWLTRIDVRIKLLYIASLLLINLLAKNRGIPLFFLFVSLFLLLSIRIPVVLILRRMVIPILFATLLLLIKGLHEGNDEWISFSVVGYNFVLKEEGLRNGLHIFSKVLGGISLVILLSFTMTISQLCAGLKWFHIPDTITELLAFIYRYIFLLLDEVSTIRVAQKSRLGHTSWQKTIRSYGMLGGMLLIRAFERAERIHEAMRVRGYEGGNILTMHLPSWGRREYCLITGLVFIIPLFVYTGNIRIW, encoded by the coding sequence ATGGGTTTTTTACACCAGACATTTTCTGATACCTATGCCCGCAGGGATAATTGGCTGACAAGGATTGATGTCCGGATAAAGCTGCTCTACATCGCTTCATTACTTTTAATAAATTTATTAGCGAAGAATAGGGGTATTCCGTTATTTTTCCTTTTTGTGTCTCTCTTCTTACTCCTTTCCATAAGGATTCCCGTTGTTTTGATACTCCGGAGAATGGTCATACCAATACTATTTGCAACATTACTACTCCTCATAAAAGGTTTGCATGAAGGCAATGATGAATGGATCTCCTTTTCGGTTGTAGGATACAACTTCGTTTTGAAAGAAGAAGGATTACGGAACGGACTCCATATCTTTAGTAAGGTGCTCGGCGGCATTTCACTGGTAATTCTCCTTTCCTTTACCATGACAATAAGCCAGTTGTGCGCAGGATTAAAGTGGTTTCACATACCAGACACCATTACTGAATTGCTGGCGTTTATCTACCGCTATATTTTCCTTTTATTAGATGAAGTATCGACAATAAGGGTTGCCCAGAAATCACGTCTTGGCCATACCTCATGGCAAAAAACAATAAGATCGTACGGAATGCTGGGTGGAATGCTTCTTATTCGTGCCTTTGAAAGGGCAGAAAGAATTCATGAGGCAATGCGTGTGAGAGGTTATGAGGGTGGCAACATACTGACAATGCACTTGCCTTCCTGGGGAAGGCGCGAATATTGTCTTATCACAGGATTAGTTTTCATCATACCTCTTTTTGTTTATACAGGAAATATCAGAATATGGTAA
- a CDS encoding energy-coupling factor ABC transporter permease has translation MHITEGILPPQWVFTWFGVSLPFVGIGIYHIKQKKKTIPGYIPLAGMLGAAVFVFSCFPIPVIALQGMATSHPCGTGLSAVLLGPFVSVVIAAIALLIQALFLAHGGLTTLGGNIFSMGILGSFSGYFVFKTAQRCKLSLFWCGFLAGAISDLFTYLGTSVALGLLVINKSDSFLRATAEIFGAFIVTSQGILCIVEGIVVGSILVFIYRRRPDILFSLGVMKDAEKDVQA, from the coding sequence ATGCACATAACAGAAGGGATTTTACCTCCCCAGTGGGTTTTTACTTGGTTTGGGGTATCCTTACCATTTGTGGGAATCGGGATATACCATATCAAACAGAAGAAGAAAACCATCCCTGGCTATATACCCTTGGCAGGCATGCTGGGAGCGGCTGTATTTGTATTTTCGTGTTTTCCCATTCCGGTAATTGCCCTGCAGGGAATGGCAACATCGCATCCGTGTGGTACAGGCCTGAGTGCGGTGCTGCTGGGGCCATTCGTGAGTGTGGTTATTGCAGCCATTGCCTTACTTATTCAGGCCCTGTTTCTTGCCCACGGCGGATTAACTACCCTTGGTGGAAATATATTTTCTATGGGTATTCTTGGTTCTTTTTCCGGTTACTTCGTATTTAAAACAGCTCAGCGATGTAAATTGAGTTTATTTTGGTGTGGGTTTCTTGCCGGAGCGATATCTGATCTGTTTACGTATTTGGGTACATCTGTTGCTTTGGGACTGCTCGTGATTAATAAAAGCGATTCGTTCCTGAGAGCAACCGCAGAGATTTTTGGGGCATTTATCGTAACATCCCAAGGGATTCTCTGTATCGTTGAAGGTATTGTCGTGGGGTCCATTCTGGTCTTTATTTATAGACGGAGACCAGATATCTTGTTTAGTTTGGGGGTTATGAAAGATGCTGAAAAAGATGTTCAGGCCTAG
- a CDS encoding MltA domain-containing protein, with protein sequence MRIKKNVLKGLLVSVLLFTIFGSGCAAVKRRPLLSPRAPGDTLVEITDPKLLPNFRDDHSKQSLLISLDNNLDYFRKVKSNPYGFQMAGFSNQNLEDTLRFFRQGFVNSRNTEELNRFIIENFRVFQAIGNQYEGQVHFTGYATPIYDGSLIPTAEFRYPIYKKPADFRKPYYTRREIEEKNLLRGNEIAYLRSKLDAYLIHVQGSGQIRLPSGEMIYIGYAADSGHTYISIGRLLVMDGKIPEKELTLSNLIRYFERNPHELDSYLKRNDRFIFFKVVPYATPHGSIGVPVTPMRSIATDKTVFPAGGLAFAVIEPREQKKSWAFWKKKEIDTSFFTLDQDTGSAIKTPARADVYFGIGDQAMFEAGNLNTYGRLYYLLKR encoded by the coding sequence ATGAGAATAAAAAAGAATGTTTTAAAAGGTTTGCTGGTATCTGTACTTTTATTTACCATTTTCGGGTCTGGCTGTGCAGCGGTAAAGAGAAGGCCGCTCCTGTCGCCAAGAGCGCCAGGTGATACGCTGGTAGAGATTACAGACCCAAAATTACTTCCAAATTTCAGGGATGATCACAGCAAACAATCCCTTTTAATTTCTCTTGATAACAATCTGGACTATTTCAGGAAGGTTAAATCAAACCCTTATGGTTTTCAAATGGCCGGATTTTCAAATCAAAACCTGGAGGATACCCTGAGATTTTTCCGTCAGGGTTTTGTTAATAGTAGAAATACAGAAGAACTTAACCGGTTTATCATAGAAAACTTCAGGGTTTTTCAGGCAATAGGAAACCAGTATGAAGGTCAGGTGCATTTTACCGGTTATGCCACACCCATTTATGACGGGAGTCTGATACCAACTGCCGAATTCCGATATCCCATCTATAAAAAACCGGCGGATTTCAGGAAACCATACTATACCCGGCGTGAGATTGAAGAAAAAAATCTTTTAAGAGGAAATGAAATTGCCTACCTCAGATCAAAACTTGATGCATATCTTATCCACGTTCAGGGGTCGGGGCAGATCAGACTCCCATCAGGGGAAATGATCTATATTGGTTATGCCGCCGATTCCGGCCATACCTATATCAGTATAGGGAGGCTTTTGGTTATGGACGGAAAGATTCCGGAAAAGGAATTAACCCTTTCGAATCTCATAAGATATTTTGAACGGAACCCCCATGAACTGGATTCCTATCTGAAAAGAAACGACCGTTTTATTTTCTTTAAAGTGGTACCCTATGCAACGCCTCACGGCTCTATTGGAGTACCGGTTACTCCGATGAGAAGCATTGCCACGGACAAAACGGTGTTCCCTGCCGGTGGACTGGCCTTCGCTGTTATCGAGCCAAGAGAACAAAAAAAATCCTGGGCCTTTTGGAAAAAAAAGGAAATTGACACATCATTTTTTACTTTAGACCAGGACACCGGAAGTGCAATTAAAACCCCCGCAAGAGCCGATGTCTATTTTGGAATTGGAGATCAGGCGATGTTCGAAGCGGGAAATTTAAATACCTACGGCAGACTCTATTATCTTTTAAAGCGATAG
- a CDS encoding hemerythrin domain-containing protein, protein MFLENVLNKEIKDIIASYPEVGRILEEYGIGCTPCSVGSCLLKDVVGIHSLDPQQEATLMYRIEKAIYPERDIPEPKVDLTKQSEPKKITYSPPVKKLVDEHVLIKRLLALIPHIAEYIETSVRVDKEMVLKCVDFIRTYADKYHHMKEEDILFKYIDNKAEIIQIMYKDHDTGRGHVRQVVEGAETGNKAQIKEHLLAYRELLTQHIKKEDEILYPWIDRQLSVAQVGEMFRACNEADASVGDELPKKYEKFIDELEEKFLQEVTK, encoded by the coding sequence ATGTTTTTGGAAAATGTACTAAATAAAGAAATAAAGGATATTATCGCATCCTATCCGGAAGTGGGCCGCATCCTTGAAGAATATGGTATCGGTTGTACCCCTTGTTCAGTCGGAAGTTGTTTATTAAAAGACGTTGTTGGGATTCATAGTCTTGATCCCCAGCAAGAAGCAACGCTGATGTACAGAATAGAAAAAGCTATTTACCCGGAAAGGGACATTCCGGAACCGAAAGTGGATCTGACAAAACAATCTGAACCCAAGAAAATTACTTACTCCCCACCTGTAAAAAAACTCGTGGATGAGCATGTACTCATAAAAAGACTTCTGGCCTTAATTCCTCATATTGCAGAATATATAGAAACCAGCGTCAGGGTAGATAAAGAGATGGTTCTGAAATGCGTCGATTTTATCCGTACCTATGCCGATAAATATCACCATATGAAGGAAGAGGATATCCTGTTTAAATATATTGATAATAAAGCAGAAATTATCCAAATCATGTACAAAGATCATGATACAGGAAGAGGCCATGTAAGGCAAGTAGTAGAAGGTGCTGAAACAGGAAATAAAGCGCAGATTAAAGAACATCTTCTTGCTTATCGGGAGTTATTAACACAGCATATCAAAAAAGAAGATGAAATTCTGTACCCATGGATTGATCGTCAGTTATCCGTAGCACAGGTGGGTGAAATGTTCCGTGCATGTAATGAAGCGGACGCCTCGGTAGGAGACGAGCTACCGAAAAAGTATGAAAAGTTTATTGATGAATTAGAAGAAAAATTTTTACAGGAGGTTACAAAATGA